The DNA sequence ACGCCCTATAAAACTAGGGGCACTTGCTATCATAATTCAGATCTTATTTCACATCTTGACAGCAACTTGAGAAGTTCTATTGCTAGAATAAGTCACTTTTCTTTTGATTAAACTTTGGAGTATATTTACATAAACTGCCTTAGCCACAGATAAATTTGTTAATAATCAGAATAGTCATTAATCCTTTTTGTTGTATTGTGGTATCATaacatcaacacacacacacacacaaaaatatacaattttttaaaaacctctttGTTTCCTTCTAAATGTGCCACATTTTATCTattttgtgggagaaaaaaaaggtagcGCCCTCAGAAACCCAGCGTCAGCACGTTATACTTTGCTCTGGGCAATTAGCAGAGATCGGTTACCATCTCATGGAAATCGTTCATTGACATTCCACGTCATCGGTAACAAGTTAACTATCAAGAAAAGCCCGTCATGTTCCCTGACTGACAAAAGCGCTGAGCGTCCACACTTAAATCTGATTTCATACAGCACAGTATTGGAAGGTAATCTTTTCTCAAATCACAACCACATTAATTTCACCAAATATGTCATCAACTTCATATTGAAATTTAAATCAACACTAAATGGTAAACCTTATCAAAGTGTTATAAAAATGATCAAACAGCTTTGACTCTTATCTGGAAAAATGTTTTCTACAAAACGATTGCACATAAAAATACCACATCTTTTAAGAACAATCAAAGCATCTTACTGCTCACACAACAATGTGCAAAGGTACTCAGCATTTTAACTCATTAAAATTTTAAGAAACAAACCTGTCAAAATAAGATAAAGTTATCATTATGATTTGCAAAAAGTGTTAAAGAAACTGTATAAGTGCTACGGGAGTCTTTACAGTCTGTCAGTCAgcgatttggggggggggggggggtttgtaaATCCATTTCATTCATAAAAAAGGAAAGATTCGAAGCCATGTGTGAACCTctgatgttgtttttaacatgtcAACTTCCATCCTTtaagacaaaatgcacaaatatgGTTCTTCATTCTCATGCATAGAACCACAAAGTGTCTCATAAGTTGCTACTGCATATTCACACAAGTAGATGTAGAAACTGCAGTCGGTCTTCATACAAGTGCAAACATGACAATGCAAGAAAGGCCCCGCCTCCATCGCCTGACAGTGGATTAGGAATGAACTGATCACCTCTTACTACAGGAAAGAGGTGAAACCAGGTTAAGAGGATTTTTAAGGTCTCGTTTGAAGCAAACTAATTTTTAACAATACAGCTTTTTCTTTATGAATATGCAATTGTGACAAACAATAAGTAAGTAATAATAAGTTCTTCCACCAGATCATAAGCAGCTTCTGACTACAAAGACAATCTGCTGGAAAGTGCTCTTGTCTGAAATGGATATGGCTCCTCCAagtccaccaccatcaccaccatccTACACATTTGCACTTGTAGTTTTACTCCTGCCCGAATCCTTCTGTTTCCTCTATGGCAAACATGAGTTTCTCCTTCAACTGTTCGTAGCTCTTATAAGGAGGGAGGTCCAGACGATTAAAGCTACATAAAACAAGAAGACAGAAACAGAGGGTGGCCAGAAGTGCTCTATTAGTATTAAGTTAACATTTTCTTTCTAGGTCATTCATAATAATGACAAGTGTGTTGTGTTTGCAGTTATAAATGATAacatttgttcagctgcagtAATGTCCCACGGTACTGCGCACAGCGAAGACATCTGCTAAATAAACACTTAACAAGCAACAATGTATTCTGACATAGCATTATATAACAACAAACACCGACATCTTAGGCTAAAAATAAAGGAACGCTTGCAACGGTTGAATCAGAAATGACTAATAGGGTTTGGTCATGAAAGTTTAATCCCACATTAAGCCGGATAAGACACGAGGTTTAACACATGAACTGAAGAAACCTGTACAAATGTAGAATTACTGGTCTTACCATGTGTGGCTTCGTGGAAGCCAGTTTTCCTTTCCAACTTTCTCAATGCAAAACTTCTGTGGACCATTGCTTCCTATATTAATCAAAAATAAGGATAAAGAGATTAAATATGATTTTGATATCACATACTGCTTTATACTACTGTACAAATGTCATGTGTCTGTTCACTGTTAATACCCATTAGATCAGCGAAGCCGCCCACGGGAAGACGACAGGTTCCTGTGACAAACTGCAGAAGTCTCATCCTTTTTTCATTGTCCATCTCCTTCACAAACTGTTAACAGACAGTTTTGTATTAACACCAGTATCAGGCTGATATCTGTACATTACAGTGATACTAATTTtccatttgttgtttttcagttggAAAAAGAAATATTCACACTGAATTAATCAGCTGCAGCTGATTcaataacatattttttttaattaccaaCCTGCCAGAACCACATTATCTGCTTGCTAGTTCGGGCATAATGTCTATAGATTGTGTTTCTCTGCCAGTCCACCAAGTCTATCTCCTGCATACCGCACAGCATCACCTACAGACAAGAAGGGGACATTTTATAAATAAGCCCAACATTCATGTTagtatttattttctcttattttttaaatccataCTGTTACAGAATCCCTGTAGTATTCAAAGGACCAGTGCTACCTCAAACACTTGTAAAGGTTATAGAGAATCATCTATTGACTTCAGTACCTCTAATTCTCTAGCATCGAAGTACTGAAGGTATTGCTGTGGAAGAACTTCATTGAAGCCCTCAAAGAAAGCCTGTGTCTGCTCCTCCACACCTCTGGATAGCCTCCACTCTGCCACTAACCTGCATAGAGATGACATaatgaaatattaataaattaatattaacACACTTTAGAGATGTCAAGTGCTGcttaaaaatgaatgttttcaaggaaaacagaattattttgtttaaacatgACATGTCCGAATTCAGTGTATTTAAATGTTACGCTTGTTTATCATGTTATGTTATGGAGCATGTAAAAGTAGCAAATGAATATGGACGGTAGGTAAGAAGTTGTACCTGATGTATtcctctttattttcttcagttACTAGAATGTTCCCTCCATCTGGTTTAAGCTCATGTGTGGTGACCTCCCCAAGTATCTCCTTGTCAACGGAGAAGAACATCTCCAGACCGCACTCCTCTATATTATTGTCCCTACAAGCAAGACAATGACAGTTACTGTCATTACTGacgatgtttaaaaaaaaaaaagaagttagcTATTATGTCTGCTCTAAAGTTCACTATAGAGTCCAATACATTTCCACAGTGAGTGACAAATTACAGGAGCATAAATCATTTACTCAAATAATGCACATGGCCCAATTTGTCCTCTCAAACTCTTCATTTGTGTGCATAGGTTATCAAAACCTAGTATTTAACAATCTGCAAACCTAGTATCTAACAATATGCAAACATATTTaggaaatgaaaataatttttttaaagcagcccAAAGTCTATGTATATATCCACAAATTTTGGTCCACTTATAACAACCCAACAAATCTCAATGTTACATACATCGAAGTCCTCGTCATTTACACCATCCACCACAAGTCTAACTCAATTATCACATGTACATCAGAAACTTACTTGATCCAGATGAGTGAATTATAGAATTCTGGATCTATGGACTCCAGGTCTTTCAGACCCAGAGGTTTGTTCAGAATACGTTTGTAAAAGGGCAGCGAGAAACCTGTGTCGATAAATTTGCCATGGAACAAGGCCTGGAGAGACATAAAATGGAAATGTTTCGAAagcaaactaaacaaaacaacagataAACAGAAGACATTTATCTCATATTTGAGATTTTTAATTTTACGGGAGAAAGTCAAACATATTGTTCTGTAAGGCACATCTATTAGGTATATTTCTCTTTTGAAATTTAATTCAATGATTAGATTTGAGATCTAATCATTGTGATTAAATTGCAATAAAAGACAATAGCATAAAATATTGCATGATTCACATAAAGTAATTAATGTGTTACACAATGTAATAATATAGTATGGCATAATAATATGGCAGGATATAGCAATGGCAGACCAGATTAATCATGCACATACATTTAGTTTCAAAACTAATGATTTAAACTTATTAGTAACAACTGAGAGATGGTGCACATACCATGGCAATAAATCGCCCAATGAACTTGAAGTACTTAAGGTGATCAGGGTTGATGTAAGAGGCAGGGTTGATCTGAAGACAGTAGTTGTCCTTGCCAGCATactcaaacaaacagtacattGGATTCAGCACCTCATGAGACAGCAAGAAGAACCATTCCCTGAAAATAAGCACAAGTGGTCAAACTGGTTGAGTGGGGTAGTTCTTTTTAAACTAGATTTTAATGACAAAATCATGAGTTTTTactgtttgtgttgttatttTAGCAACAGGGTggtgcagcttttactttgagatTACCTGGCCACACCTCCATAGTCCAAGCCTTCCTCGCCAGGGAAAATTATCCAAAGTCTACGCCTAAGATCTTGTGGGTGGAAACTCATGATCTAAGAATGAATTAATTACACATCTCAAGCACTGAAAAGACAATGTTATTAAATATAGAAATGTGGTGAGAAGACAGTACAACCAATTAAAACAATTACCTGTTGAAATGAATCCTCAAACAAAGTCTTGCGTGAAACTGTAATTTTAATGTGCTGAGGCATCGACAGTTGCtaagaggaaacaaaacatgtaaacaatgtAAATAATTGATTTTAAAAACTCTGTCCACTAGCAAAATCATTTACACTTTACTTTGCATTTCTGTAATGCTCAGtattaaaaacaagaagaacATAACAGCATATGTAGTAAAACAGTATGACATGCTGAAAGCACGTACCTGACACCAGAATCTGAAGTATTGCACTTTGGCTTTGAAGTCCCTGACATAAGTTATCTGTGGCCCATTCTCACTACGAAAAAGACCACACTAAATTATTGTCAAATAAAAGtatcaaaatacattttgataaCAAGTGCTTATATTCATCTCTGGACATTCTGAGCatcctgtttgttttctttagcaACACCCAGGCTTTGTGGTCATGATCACTTGAGATTATAAGgctcatttgattttacacCAATCACTGATTTAAATATATTCAGGTGTGCACTAATCAATATTCTCGACATTTGCAATTTAGTGTGGAAAGAGTTAGATAAACAAACATATACACATTTTGTAATATTAATGAGACTTGTGTTTCACACCTGTCCCATTTAAATTGAACTCTGTTCATTTCCCCCCTCCCTTTCATGACGCTTGCTCATGCAAATGTAAGCACTGCAACACACCCAGGTATGGACCAGAACAACAGAACAGAGACCATTTGGAGTAGGTCTCAGTCAAACTCCCGAGTTGTTTGCTTATGTTGAGAACGACCTCAgttataattatatataaaaacaaccaAAGACTTTTTTGATTCACAGGCTACAGAAGCTTTTAAAGTGCAGTTGTGTCTATCTCCATTAAATGAATCTGATCCCCCTCGTGTTCAAGCTACTGCTTAAAAGTACAGTTGCTAGCACAAGATACCAAAACTTACAGTGAGGATTTCCCTGTGCGAGGGTCAATGTAGGTTGTTGTTCGCCTATTGTGATCTACAAAGTAGGGAATACCATCCACAGTGAACCTCATCTCCCAACCCTCAGGCAGAGGCTTGTCATTCAGCAGCCTGGATAAAGTTACGTAAGCACAGAGAAATGCAACCATTAAAAGAAATCCttttaaaagaaacataaaatgtatattttaagttaaatgaataaaaaataataaatggaatcaaagatttaaaaactcATCCTTAAAAGCAGGGTTTCCTCCGTACTACTTAACTGTGATTAGCTggttacaaaaaaaacatttagacaGAAACCCTTCCCTTTGTGTATTCATAAACCATAAACTTAAGAGCAGTTAGTGGTCAATAGCAAAGACTTTCTGAACGAACTATCCAATTCCAAATCTGTCAAAGATGTCAGAATCCAGTCATTATGTTCTACACATTTAATCCAGGTTCACAGTTGCCAGATCATCTGCATGCAATTGCTGTGCCACTGTTGACCTGTTCCAAACTCCAAGCTCCTAAGAGGTTAGGACAGTCTTTCAGGGAGTCCTGCATTGGAAAGGATTAACCTTCTACATCAAATTGATGGCTGAAACACGGACCTAAAATGTGTCACTCAGAAATTTGGGCCTGCCAAAAACAAAGTGACATTCCTTTCACTTGTCACTTTATTCTAGACATATCAGCGCTCCCTACTGTCACGAACACAAAACACACTCACCCTTGGGTCCTTGGGTCTTCCCACTGTGTCCTGCGAGTTGGGTGATGGACAAAATACACTCTACCATTGGTGTCAGTTCTCTTTTCTTGTGAAGGAGAAAATCaacacatttcatttcatttatttatcacGTCAGTAACATCAGCTAAAACATTTGTTTAATCTCACTGATACTTACCCCATCCGTGAGGCAGAGGTCCTAGTGGGTCAAACTCTTTACTGGCTGTGGCTGCAATCTGGTCTTGAAGCTGAGCCAGAAAGAAAACGTTACAAATGTCAAGTCTGCAAAAACTATTTTTGTCATGGTCTGTTTAAATACAGTTTAGACTTAAAATCAGAGAAGAAACTGACCTAAGAGTATTTGTATGTTTATTTCCATCGGGTGCTTAAAGCTTTTTAGTCACGAGACTTAAAACATGCTATCTGGACTTTACAAACTCATGCAGCCTTACTTGAGCTCTTTTCACGCTCGAGAGCTACATCAGACTACAAAGTCTGCACTGTCACTTCATTTTAAGGAGAAAGATGTTCCAAAATGTTTCCAAGCCACAATTATTGCAATATATTGTTCAGCATGAAATATGCAAGTTACACAGTAGAAGTGGAAAATTGAAGTGCTTATTCATTAGACTGCAGGTGTTTAGTActtaaaagttatttttttatttataaatttgAATTTAAGACATAGAAGGACTGTGCAGTATAATTTTTGTATGATGTGGTAAAAGTACACCATATACAAATAATTTTATAGATCAAAAACCATGCGTAGATGGGATCTTTAAGCAAATCAAAAGAAATACATCTTCAAACTGTTCTTCATGTGTAGTCTGAAGCACATTCAGTTAGCGCTGTTCGATACAACGatatatatatcggatgacgatataaaaacatctatcgtttcattttacgctatcgcttgtttcgtggtgttgcaaaataaacggtttacggcaatattttttcatcgttttgatggtcactgtagtggttatattaatttcttaaagttctctctttctcttatatttaatacaaCCACACttcggacggacaagcgcctgtttttatgcgttgtcgttagcaacaacgacgggcgatcgtggctcaggAGTTGGCAGTTCGCTTTGTAATctgaaggttgccggttcgagccccggctcggacagtctcggtcgttgtgtccttgggcaagacacttcacctaccgcctactggtgttggccagaggggccgatggcacaATATGGCAGCcccgcttctgtcagtctgccccagggtagctgtggctacaactatagcttgcctccaccaatGTGTGAatatgagagtgaatgaatagtggaattgtaaagcgctttgagggtctcgaaaagcgctatataaatgcattatcattattattataaaaccaacgcgtgtccgcttgtttattttccacataaacctttcacaataaagctcaagatcctgttgagacttttcaaaataaactgaatcacgtgaaagagtatgcagagtatttacggatgagaagcaaaaaagagccgtcaggtgctaaaaaataaaccttagactcaaacgttagaacaggcttttccccagcagcacgctgtgtaataaatactcacaaagaaaacggcggccgttacaacttatgtctaaaaatgtatagtttcatgcatcggttaaaacactggactccaggtacacgacgcccagctggaaacacttcacgcaagtcgagctgcccgagattcacagaatttacagaaaatgttaaatttttgtgatttatatcgttatcgggacgatagatgacttatatcgggatatgagattttggtcatatcgcacagccctacatTCAGTGACTGCTCTCACCCCATATATGAATCTCTGGTTAAATTGCTGCATGGCTCCCTGGAGCTGGCTACGCTGGTGCTGCCATTCCTCGTAGTTACGCACTGACTCCTGTGTGGGTCTTTGCCATGTAGTAGTTCGGGTTATGTGGTCAACATAGTAAACTCTACCCATTGGATCCACTCTGCGCTCCCATCTGCATAAAaggagagcaaaaaaaaaaaaaaaaagttgtttatttTGCCAAGGATTTCTTTCTAGATATTAAAACCCCCCACAGAGAACAGATAAACACATAGTAAAAGTGATTATAAACAATGTGACATAGATAATTATATGGCACTGAATACACAATGTTCAAACTACATTAATATATCtgtagtataaaaaaaaaatcaagctgtTTGGTACCCTGAAGGCAAAGACTCAGGCCTATCCCAGGTTGTTCTTTTCTCAATGTGATCCACATAGTATACTCGTCCATTCTGGTCAACTCTTTGTTCCCACCTGCAGAAGAAATACAAATTATAATAAACAGATTGAAAATAAGCTTAAATGAGGGGCCtataaaacaaaatgcagaaaGCATTGCTCTTTACCCAGGTGGCAAGGGGCCATTGTTTATGGGAGCCACCCTGGGAATTGTTGCTGAGGCACTGGCCCCTTGTTTAGGAACACTTGCTGTCTGTGAGGAACTTGATGTTGCCGCTCTT is a window from the Pelmatolapia mariae isolate MD_Pm_ZW linkage group LG5, Pm_UMD_F_2, whole genome shotgun sequence genome containing:
- the itcha gene encoding itchy E3 ubiquitin protein ligase a codes for the protein MKAQLQVTVLSAKLKENKKTWFGPSPYVEIAVDGQSKRTEKCNNTHSPKWKQALTVIVMPFSKLIFRVWSHQTLKSDILLGLATLEISKTLKANDMKLCEVVQTLQLCSDRDPQDLVGDLSVCLDGMQVDPETFGLAEREQAALPNGNTRQNGDTGDRSSGGSSPSSDSDEWVIVPNVHAVNGTSSPSRSPGGSTASLPSRPTRPPPPMRQKPAASPSSSSSSSPSELSEGPASDGSSQASASGCSDQQNESSARAATSSSSQTASVPKQGASASATIPRVAPINNGPLPPGWEQRVDQNGRVYYVDHIEKRTTWDRPESLPSGWERRVDPMGRVYYVDHITRTTTWQRPTQESVRNYEEWQHQRSQLQGAMQQFNQRFIYGLQDQIAATASKEFDPLGPLPHGWEKRTDTNGRVYFVHHPTRRTQWEDPRTQGLLNDKPLPEGWEMRFTVDGIPYFVDHNRRTTTYIDPRTGKSSLENGPQITYVRDFKAKVQYFRFWCQQLSMPQHIKITVSRKTLFEDSFQQIMSFHPQDLRRRLWIIFPGEEGLDYGGVAREWFFLLSHEVLNPMYCLFEYAGKDNYCLQINPASYINPDHLKYFKFIGRFIAMALFHGKFIDTGFSLPFYKRILNKPLGLKDLESIDPEFYNSLIWIKDNNIEECGLEMFFSVDKEILGEVTTHELKPDGGNILVTEENKEEYIRLVAEWRLSRGVEEQTQAFFEGFNEVLPQQYLQYFDARELEVMLCGMQEIDLVDWQRNTIYRHYARTSKQIMWFWQFVKEMDNEKRMRLLQFVTGTCRLPVGGFADLMGSNGPQKFCIEKVGKENWLPRSHTCFNRLDLPPYKSYEQLKEKLMFAIEETEGFGQE